One part of the Cyclobacteriaceae bacterium genome encodes these proteins:
- a CDS encoding alpha-N-arabinofuranosidase: MRLLTVTMIWLCNTILLAQTAEVTAIINADQGKQQISKHIYGHFSEHLGRCIYGGFYVGPDNTKIPNVDGVRKDVIAALKHMKIPNLRWPGGCFADTYHWKDGIGPKSERPTLVNRWWGGVIEDNSFGTHDFLNLCEELNTEPYLAANVATGTVQEFIDWIQYTTHESQSPMAELRKKNGREKPWKVKYWGIGNEAWGCGGNMTPEYYANIYKQFATFMDGKEFYRIASGANVADYHWTEVLMRDIPKNLVEGVALHHYSVIDWNNKGSATEFSEEEYMTTMQRALRMDELVTRHATIMDKYDPQKKVGLIVDEWGGWYNVEPGTNPGFLYQQNTMRDAMIAGVTLNIFNNHSDRVRMANLAQTINVLQAVILTDEEKMLLTPTYHVLTMYNVHQDATWLPVNYNNVDYTHKDKKVPAISISASKDATGAIHVSLVNIDYAKKHSVNVDLRGYDFKKVTGTILSSTKAQDHNTFDNPEKIKQKEFKGFKASKSSVLVDMPPFSVVVLEIK; encoded by the coding sequence ATGAGGTTGCTAACTGTGACTATGATCTGGTTGTGCAACACAATTTTGCTTGCACAAACTGCTGAAGTAACGGCAATCATAAATGCCGATCAGGGCAAGCAACAAATCAGTAAACATATTTACGGCCATTTTTCCGAGCACCTGGGCCGATGTATTTATGGAGGCTTCTACGTAGGGCCGGATAACACAAAGATTCCAAATGTTGATGGTGTGCGAAAGGACGTCATTGCAGCGCTGAAACATATGAAGATACCCAACCTGCGATGGCCGGGTGGTTGTTTTGCTGACACCTATCATTGGAAGGACGGTATTGGACCTAAATCAGAAAGACCAACGCTTGTTAACCGATGGTGGGGTGGGGTTATAGAAGATAATAGCTTTGGTACGCACGATTTCTTAAACCTTTGCGAAGAGCTAAATACCGAACCCTATCTGGCAGCTAATGTGGCAACAGGTACGGTGCAAGAGTTTATCGATTGGATTCAGTATACCACCCATGAGAGCCAAAGTCCTATGGCCGAGTTGAGAAAAAAGAATGGCCGTGAAAAACCCTGGAAAGTAAAATACTGGGGTATTGGAAATGAAGCGTGGGGCTGTGGTGGTAATATGACACCCGAATACTACGCCAATATTTATAAGCAGTTTGCCACCTTTATGGATGGTAAAGAGTTTTACCGTATTGCGTCCGGTGCAAACGTGGCCGATTATCATTGGACGGAAGTGTTGATGCGTGATATCCCAAAAAACCTGGTTGAAGGCGTAGCCCTACATCACTATTCGGTAATTGATTGGAATAATAAAGGATCGGCTACCGAATTTTCGGAAGAAGAGTACATGACTACCATGCAACGGGCCCTTCGCATGGACGAACTGGTAACCCGCCACGCTACTATAATGGATAAATACGATCCGCAAAAGAAAGTTGGGTTAATAGTTGACGAGTGGGGTGGATGGTACAATGTAGAACCCGGAACAAACCCGGGCTTTCTGTACCAACAAAATACCATGCGTGACGCCATGATAGCAGGCGTTACGCTAAACATCTTTAACAATCATTCTGATCGAGTACGCATGGCCAACCTTGCACAAACAATTAATGTGCTGCAGGCTGTTATCCTTACAGACGAGGAGAAAATGCTCCTGACGCCAACATACCATGTGCTTACCATGTACAATGTCCATCAGGATGCCACCTGGTTACCGGTGAATTATAACAATGTTGACTATACCCACAAAGACAAAAAAGTGCCGGCTATTTCAATTTCAGCCTCAAAAGATGCAACTGGTGCAATACATGTTTCGCTGGTGAATATTGATTATGCTAAGAAACACTCGGTGAATGTTGACCTACGCGGCTACGACTTTAAAAAAGTTACAGGAACTATTCTAAGCTCAACCAAGGCACAGGATCACAATACCTTTGATAATCCGGAAAAAATTAAACAAAAGGAATTTAAAGGATTCAAGGCATCAAAATCCAGCGTGCTGGTTGATATGCCTCCGTTCTCTGTTGTCGTGTTGGAGATCAAGTAA
- a CDS encoding NUDIX hydrolase — protein MIQKYKNEEKVLVAVDCIIFGFDQQDEELKILLIKRNFAPEKGKWSLMGGFLHADETLKDAATRILHSLTGLHNVYLEQLKAYSEIDRDPVERTISVTYYALINIEQHDVELIKKYSARWFKMSNCPKLIFDHNEMVNDAIERLRYRATTQPIGFELLPAKFTMRQLQKLYEEIMDEKLDKRNFTKKINSFNILEKLKEKNKKSSKKGSFLYKFNQQKYQQKVKNGFGFKI, from the coding sequence ATGATCCAGAAGTATAAAAATGAGGAGAAGGTACTTGTTGCGGTGGACTGTATCATCTTCGGGTTTGATCAACAAGATGAAGAATTAAAAATACTGCTGATAAAAAGAAATTTTGCCCCTGAAAAGGGCAAGTGGTCTTTAATGGGCGGCTTTCTTCATGCTGATGAGACACTGAAGGATGCCGCTACACGTATCCTACACTCCCTCACGGGATTGCACAATGTATACCTTGAACAGTTGAAGGCCTATAGTGAAATTGATCGCGACCCGGTTGAACGTACTATTTCCGTTACATATTATGCACTTATTAATATTGAGCAACATGATGTGGAGTTGATTAAGAAATACTCTGCCCGCTGGTTTAAAATGTCGAATTGCCCAAAATTGATCTTCGACCATAACGAAATGGTTAACGATGCCATTGAACGCCTGCGTTACCGGGCCACCACCCAACCAATTGGCTTCGAATTACTGCCCGCGAAATTTACCATGCGGCAGCTGCAGAAACTCTACGAAGAGATAATGGATGAAAAACTTGATAAGCGCAACTTTACAAAAAAGATCAACTCATTCAATATTCTTGAAAAATTGAAAGAAAAAAACAAAAAGTCATCTAAGAAGGGATCGTTTTTATACAAATTTAATCAGCAGAAGTACCAGCAGAAGGTTAAGAATGGATTTGGTTTCAAGATCTGA
- a CDS encoding aldehyde dehydrogenase (NADP(+)), producing MKPEGKNIIGNLISGESHTSFYAVNPATTKKIEPPFFEATFHEIDRAVKKASEAFQVYRNISGKKRAEFLVRITEEIIALDKALIERCMEETGLPETRLLNERQRTVNQLNMFASHIKEGSWVDARIDYGDPERKPLPKPDIRSMQKALGPVGIFGSSNFPFAFSVAGGDTASALAAGCTVVVKAHPAHPGTSELVGHAILQAIKKCNMPHGTFSLLQGQSHEVGLGLVRHPLIKAIGFTGSFRGGKALFDEAGARPEPIPVYAEMGSTNPVFILPGIVQEKRNDIARDLAASVTLGVGQFCTNPGLVFIEKSENANELTATLSKHIADTPAGTMLTEEIRTNFQHGTNLLQTITGVDVLAAGKSSDSGFTASAHVFESDVKSFLTNPTLQEEIFGPSTLLISANDRNEILLAAQKLHGHLTATIHGTPDDLREYADLIQILEQKVGRLIINGYPTGVEVCDAMVHGGPFPATTDSRTTSVGTLAITRFTRPVCYQNFPEVLLPNELKTDNPDQLWRLVNGKYAKQ from the coding sequence ATGAAACCTGAAGGAAAAAATATAATCGGCAATCTGATTTCAGGCGAGAGCCACACCTCGTTTTATGCTGTTAATCCGGCTACAACAAAAAAAATAGAACCGCCCTTCTTCGAAGCCACTTTCCATGAAATTGACAGGGCGGTAAAAAAAGCAAGTGAAGCATTTCAGGTTTACCGAAACATTAGTGGTAAGAAACGAGCCGAATTTCTGGTTCGCATTACCGAAGAAATAATAGCGCTTGACAAAGCGCTGATCGAACGTTGCATGGAAGAAACCGGGCTGCCCGAGACGCGGTTGTTGAATGAGCGTCAACGCACGGTCAATCAGCTTAACATGTTTGCTTCCCATATTAAAGAAGGTTCATGGGTTGATGCCCGAATAGACTATGGTGACCCCGAACGGAAGCCCCTACCTAAACCGGATATCCGAAGCATGCAAAAAGCATTAGGCCCTGTGGGCATTTTCGGATCCAGCAATTTCCCCTTTGCATTTTCCGTTGCCGGTGGTGACACCGCTTCCGCACTGGCAGCCGGATGCACGGTTGTCGTTAAGGCACACCCTGCACATCCCGGAACAAGCGAACTGGTTGGCCATGCCATTCTTCAGGCTATAAAAAAATGCAATATGCCGCATGGAACCTTCTCCCTGCTCCAGGGTCAATCACATGAGGTTGGATTAGGTCTTGTCCGCCACCCATTAATAAAAGCAATTGGTTTCACAGGTTCGTTCCGTGGAGGAAAAGCGTTGTTCGATGAAGCTGGCGCGCGACCTGAGCCCATACCCGTGTATGCAGAAATGGGAAGTACAAACCCGGTGTTTATTCTCCCGGGTATAGTACAGGAAAAGAGAAACGACATTGCGCGCGATCTTGCCGCCTCCGTAACGCTTGGAGTAGGCCAGTTCTGCACTAACCCGGGATTGGTTTTTATAGAGAAATCTGAAAATGCCAACGAACTAACCGCCACGCTATCAAAGCATATTGCTGATACTCCTGCAGGCACGATGCTCACTGAGGAAATCCGCACCAACTTTCAGCACGGTACAAATCTATTGCAAACCATTACCGGGGTTGATGTACTTGCTGCTGGTAAAAGTTCTGATTCTGGTTTTACAGCCTCAGCTCACGTATTTGAAAGCGATGTCAAAAGTTTTCTAACCAATCCAACGCTGCAAGAAGAAATATTCGGCCCATCAACCCTGCTGATCTCGGCTAACGACAGAAACGAAATACTTCTTGCTGCTCAAAAACTACACGGTCATCTTACCGCAACAATACACGGAACACCTGATGACCTCCGAGAATATGCCGACCTGATTCAAATACTGGAACAAAAAGTAGGCAGGCTGATAATCAATGGTTACCCAACCGGAGTGGAGGTTTGTGATGCTATGGTCCATGGTGGTCCTTTTCCCGCAACTACCGATAGCCGTACAACTTCTGTTGGCACGCTGGCAATCACCCGCTTTACCCGGCCGGTATGCTACCAAAACTTTCCGGAAGTATTACTGCCAAACGAATTGAAAACTGATAACCCTGATCAACTCTGGAGGTTGGTTAATGGTAAATATGCAAAACAGTAA
- a CDS encoding dihydroxy-acid dehydratase, translating to MDKKLRSYDWFGKSDKMGFVHRSWLRNQGYPDDYFKDKPVIGICNTWSELTPCNGHLRDFAEIVKRGVREAGGFPLEFPVTSLGETIMRPTTMLFRNLASMDVEESIRANPIDGVVLLTGCDKTTPSTVMGACSVDLPTIVVPGGPMLNGRFRGECIGSGSFNWMIKEKRSVEKYSDEDIHEAEVGAARSQGHCMTMGTASTMACMVEALGLTLPGAAAIPAVDARKKVMAHLSGRRIVEMVKEDLKLSKILTRQAFENAIVVNAGVGGSTNFIIHLLAIAGRMGVDLKLEDFDTIGSKIPLLVNLKPSGKYLMEDFYYAGGLPVVINELKRYLHTSSITVNGKTIGENNVNPPCYNREVIASLDQPLQPESGIVVLKGNLCENGAVIKPSAASKELMKHRGRAVVFETMDDYHARIDDPDLDIDESCVIVLKNVGPVGYPGMPEVGNVDLPEKLLQKGVRDMIRISDGRMSGTAGGTVVLHVSPESAIGGTLALVKNGDIIELDIENRKLHLDVSDEELKKRKANWTPPPPHTERGYVKFFLDHVQQADLGCDLDILRGGSGSVVKGDLH from the coding sequence ATGGACAAAAAATTAAGAAGCTACGACTGGTTTGGGAAATCTGATAAGATGGGATTTGTTCATCGCTCGTGGCTGCGCAACCAAGGCTATCCGGATGATTACTTCAAAGATAAACCCGTCATCGGTATTTGTAACACCTGGTCGGAGCTTACACCTTGTAACGGCCACCTGCGCGATTTTGCTGAAATTGTAAAACGTGGCGTGCGCGAAGCCGGTGGATTTCCGCTGGAGTTTCCTGTCACTTCGCTTGGCGAAACCATCATGCGGCCCACCACCATGCTCTTCCGCAATCTTGCCAGCATGGATGTGGAGGAATCCATTCGTGCTAACCCAATCGATGGTGTTGTCTTACTGACGGGTTGCGACAAAACAACTCCCTCAACCGTAATGGGTGCCTGCAGCGTGGACTTACCCACCATTGTAGTGCCCGGTGGGCCGATGTTAAACGGCCGCTTCCGCGGAGAATGCATCGGCTCAGGATCCTTCAACTGGATGATCAAGGAAAAACGATCTGTTGAAAAATATTCTGATGAAGACATTCATGAAGCTGAAGTTGGTGCTGCCCGAAGCCAGGGACATTGTATGACTATGGGCACTGCATCAACTATGGCCTGTATGGTAGAAGCCCTGGGTTTAACCCTACCTGGAGCGGCCGCTATCCCTGCAGTTGATGCCCGTAAAAAAGTAATGGCACATCTTTCCGGAAGAAGGATTGTGGAGATGGTGAAAGAAGATTTAAAACTTTCCAAAATCTTAACACGGCAAGCTTTTGAAAATGCCATTGTGGTAAATGCCGGTGTGGGCGGATCTACCAACTTCATTATCCACCTTTTGGCTATTGCCGGAAGAATGGGTGTTGACCTTAAGCTTGAAGACTTTGACACGATTGGAAGCAAAATTCCGTTGCTCGTAAACCTTAAACCGTCAGGTAAATACCTGATGGAAGATTTTTACTATGCCGGGGGCCTTCCTGTAGTGATAAATGAGCTCAAAAGATATCTCCATACCAGTTCCATCACCGTTAACGGAAAAACAATCGGTGAAAACAATGTCAATCCGCCTTGCTACAACCGCGAAGTAATCGCTTCATTGGATCAACCCCTGCAACCAGAATCCGGTATAGTGGTGTTAAAAGGAAACTTGTGTGAAAACGGGGCGGTAATCAAACCCTCTGCTGCTTCAAAAGAATTAATGAAGCACCGTGGCCGCGCGGTAGTATTTGAAACCATGGACGATTACCATGCGCGCATTGATGACCCGGATCTTGATATTGATGAAAGCTGCGTGATTGTACTGAAAAACGTTGGGCCGGTCGGTTATCCAGGTATGCCTGAAGTTGGAAATGTTGATCTTCCCGAGAAGCTTCTTCAAAAAGGCGTGCGCGATATGATCCGGATTTCTGACGGGCGCATGAGCGGAACGGCTGGTGGAACAGTAGTGCTGCACGTATCGCCAGAATCGGCCATTGGTGGTACACTTGCACTCGTTAAAAATGGTGATATAATTGAACTGGACATTGAAAACCGAAAACTTCACCTCGATGTAAGTGATGAAGAACTAAAAAAACGAAAAGCCAATTGGACGCCTCCCCCTCCGCATACCGAACGAGGGTATGTTAAATTTTTCCTTGATCATGTTCAGCAAGCTGACTTAGGATGTGACTTAGATATTTTACGGGGCGGATCAGGAAGTGTGGTTAAAGGGGATTTACATTAA
- a CDS encoding fumarylacetoacetate hydrolase family protein, whose amino-acid sequence MRVYKTISGILIENKDNFFLYQEDWDKFINNDHLFDKLQQIISVSSPTHQATELIKNSVLAPIANQELWACGVTYMRSKVGRQEESKTSGGGDFYARVYEAERPEVFFKSTAHRVVGHGGKVRIRKDSTWDVPEPELTLVVTSSGKIIGYTIGNDMSSRSIEGENPLYLPQAKTYDGCAAIGPCVYVTDTPIKPETVIHLDILRNGDTVYTDSIAINQMKRSLEELASFVYRECSFPYGCLIMTGTGIVPPNDFTLKSGDEIRIKIGSIGTLINFVS is encoded by the coding sequence ATGAGAGTTTATAAAACCATTTCGGGTATATTGATTGAAAATAAAGACAATTTTTTCCTATACCAGGAAGACTGGGATAAATTCATTAACAATGATCATTTGTTTGATAAACTTCAGCAAATCATATCTGTAAGTTCCCCCACACATCAGGCAACGGAGCTTATCAAGAATTCAGTTCTTGCCCCCATTGCCAATCAGGAATTGTGGGCATGCGGTGTAACCTACATGCGCAGTAAAGTTGGAAGACAGGAAGAATCAAAAACTTCTGGTGGTGGCGACTTTTACGCTCGGGTTTACGAAGCGGAAAGACCTGAAGTGTTTTTCAAATCAACTGCTCACCGTGTTGTCGGGCATGGAGGCAAGGTAAGAATCAGAAAAGACTCCACCTGGGATGTACCTGAACCTGAACTGACCCTGGTGGTTACTTCCTCCGGAAAAATTATTGGCTATACAATAGGCAATGATATGAGCAGCAGAAGTATTGAAGGCGAAAATCCGCTCTATCTTCCACAAGCCAAAACGTATGATGGCTGTGCCGCCATTGGCCCGTGTGTGTACGTTACCGACACACCCATCAAGCCTGAAACAGTAATTCATCTGGATATTCTTCGTAATGGTGACACTGTATACACGGATTCCATCGCCATTAACCAAATGAAACGGTCTCTTGAAGAGTTGGCATCATTCGTTTACCGCGAATGTTCCTTTCCTTATGGATGCCTGATCATGACGGGGACCGGTATTGTTCCTCCAAACGACTTTACGTTAAAATCAGGTGATGAAATCAGGATAAAAATCGGTAGTATAGGTACGTTAATAAATTTTGTCAGCTGA
- a CDS encoding gluconate:H+ symporter yields the protein MPLLIIAFGVALQVYLTYKKISPFLSLLIVAIVVGLLLGMHPSDLVVSIEKGVGSTLSGLALIICLGAVLGKILEASGAINQITSNLIRNFGERHVQWAVLLTGFLVGLPLYYNAGFIILVPLVFSVARRTGLPLLYIAIPTAASLSATHCFLPPHPGPVVLVNAFNADLGLTLVYGLILVIPIVIIAGPFLGKLLKNIGATANGNSFHEQPVEPTNPPSPFASFIIALMPVLLISLAVVVDTFFKSAGTIYSIIQFFGNPNIALLTSVLLAVYFFGTRRGTDMHTIMEWLTEGISGIAMILLIITAGGVLKEVLIDSGTGKYITSFSSEWQINPYLFAWIITALLRIALGSATVAGLTAAGIVSPLVLSGVVSPELMVLAVGSGSVFCSHINDTGFWMFKEFFNLSLKQTFMSWTVMESLMSVLGLLGILVLQQFV from the coding sequence ATGCCGCTACTCATTATTGCGTTTGGTGTTGCCCTGCAAGTTTATCTTACTTATAAGAAAATCAGCCCGTTTTTATCGTTGCTGATTGTTGCCATTGTCGTTGGCCTTCTGTTAGGCATGCATCCTTCTGACTTGGTCGTTTCTATTGAAAAGGGCGTGGGGAGTACACTTAGCGGATTGGCGCTGATCATTTGCCTTGGTGCTGTGTTGGGAAAAATTCTGGAAGCCAGCGGAGCCATTAATCAAATCACATCCAACCTTATCAGAAATTTTGGTGAACGTCATGTGCAATGGGCTGTATTGCTAACAGGTTTTCTGGTAGGTCTTCCGCTTTATTACAATGCGGGTTTTATCATTCTTGTGCCTCTTGTTTTTTCGGTAGCGCGAAGAACGGGCTTACCCTTATTGTATATTGCCATACCAACAGCCGCTTCGCTTTCCGCAACACATTGCTTTCTTCCTCCTCACCCGGGCCCGGTTGTTTTAGTTAATGCTTTTAATGCCGATTTAGGTCTAACACTGGTTTATGGCTTAATCCTGGTAATCCCTATCGTAATTATTGCGGGTCCGTTTCTTGGCAAATTATTAAAGAATATCGGAGCAACCGCCAACGGAAATTCATTCCATGAGCAGCCGGTTGAACCAACAAACCCACCCTCACCTTTTGCAAGTTTTATCATTGCTTTAATGCCGGTATTGCTTATTTCCTTAGCAGTAGTTGTTGATACTTTCTTTAAATCAGCAGGAACCATCTATTCAATCATACAGTTTTTCGGAAACCCAAATATTGCATTACTGACTTCTGTTTTACTGGCCGTTTACTTTTTTGGAACGCGAAGGGGTACGGATATGCACACCATTATGGAATGGTTAACGGAAGGCATCTCTGGCATTGCCATGATACTATTGATCATCACCGCAGGAGGAGTTTTAAAGGAAGTTTTAATCGACAGCGGTACAGGGAAATACATCACTTCCTTTAGCAGTGAGTGGCAAATCAATCCATATCTTTTCGCGTGGATCATTACCGCGCTCCTTCGTATCGCGCTTGGTTCTGCTACGGTGGCAGGCTTGACAGCTGCAGGAATTGTTTCCCCCTTGGTATTAAGTGGTGTAGTATCGCCTGAACTAATGGTGCTTGCGGTGGGCTCTGGAAGTGTGTTTTGCTCGCACATTAACGATACCGGCTTTTGGATGTTTAAGGAATTCTTCAACCTGTCGCTAAAACAAACCTTCATGTCATGGACAGTAATGGAGTCGCTGATGTCAGTATTAGGCTTATTGGGCATACTTGTGCTGCAACAATTTGTTTAA
- a CDS encoding Gfo/Idh/MocA family oxidoreductase — translation MDTTSTHADSRRKFIYNLGLTTLGLTSFASVYSCSSSTKKESKGTSMNRDKEKLGIALVGLGAYAGGQLAPALEQTEYCYLAGIVTGTPSKIPQWKEKYNIPDKNIYAYENFDSIKDNPDIDIIYVVLPNSMHAEYTIRAAQAGKHVICEKPMAITVEDCDRMIEACNKANVRLSIGYRLHFDPYHREMIRLANEKVFGELTDLTSSFGFKASVGIWRLNKTLAGGGPLMDLGIYSVQGFCYLSGMEPIAVTAKEGPKTDPLKFSEVEESLTWEFEMPNGLRAKGKTSYSENMNVLRAEAEKGWFQLSPAFNYGGLQGETSAGKMEIQPVNQQAKQMDDFAIAIRDNRPSPVPGEMGRRDVRLLQAIYEAKRTGKRIELV, via the coding sequence ATGGATACAACTTCAACGCATGCCGACTCAAGAAGAAAGTTCATTTACAACCTTGGCCTTACAACATTAGGCCTTACATCGTTTGCTTCAGTTTATTCGTGCAGTAGCAGTACTAAAAAAGAAAGTAAAGGAACATCCATGAACCGCGATAAAGAAAAGCTTGGGATTGCGCTGGTGGGTTTGGGCGCTTATGCTGGCGGCCAGTTGGCGCCTGCCCTTGAGCAGACCGAATATTGTTACCTGGCAGGAATTGTTACCGGTACGCCATCAAAAATCCCGCAATGGAAAGAGAAGTATAATATTCCCGATAAGAATATTTATGCATACGAAAACTTCGATAGCATTAAAGACAATCCTGACATTGACATTATTTATGTTGTGCTTCCCAACTCCATGCATGCCGAGTATACCATTAGAGCGGCCCAGGCAGGTAAGCATGTTATCTGTGAGAAACCCATGGCCATTACCGTTGAGGATTGTGATCGAATGATTGAAGCGTGTAACAAAGCCAACGTGCGTCTTTCCATCGGCTATCGACTGCACTTTGATCCTTATCACCGTGAGATGATCAGACTCGCCAACGAAAAAGTTTTTGGCGAGCTGACGGATCTGACCTCATCCTTTGGCTTTAAAGCTTCGGTCGGAATATGGCGATTGAATAAAACGCTTGCCGGTGGTGGCCCCTTGATGGATCTTGGCATCTACAGTGTTCAGGGTTTTTGTTACCTCTCCGGCATGGAGCCCATTGCGGTTACGGCTAAGGAAGGACCAAAAACCGATCCGTTGAAATTCAGCGAAGTTGAAGAATCACTCACGTGGGAATTTGAAATGCCCAATGGACTTCGGGCTAAAGGTAAAACCAGTTACTCAGAAAACATGAACGTGCTGAGAGCTGAGGCCGAAAAGGGTTGGTTCCAACTTTCTCCGGCATTTAACTACGGTGGATTGCAAGGTGAAACGTCCGCTGGAAAAATGGAGATTCAGCCTGTGAATCAACAAGCCAAACAAATGGATGACTTTGCGATAGCCATCCGAGACAATCGCCCTTCTCCGGTACCCGGTGAAATGGGAAGGCGGGATGTGAGGTTACTACAGGCGATTTATGAAGCTAAGCGGACAGGAAAACGGATTGAATTGGTCTAA
- a CDS encoding LacI family DNA-binding transcriptional regulator gives MTHHKEVTIYDIAEALNVSPATVSRGLKDHPGLRKDTKRKILDTAKKMGYQYNTFASNLRRKKTNTIGVIVPRLNSYFMSTVIAGMEKLVNENGYNLIISQSQESFKKEIAGVNTMYNSRIDGLMVSLAYDTKDTEHFQALLTKNIPIIFFDRILEHAGCTSIVIDNHQAGYDATKHLLDQGCKRIVHLSGSLNRNVYADRLDGYKQALQERGIAFDPELVISNNLSDMGGEEAARQILEMNERPDGVFAANDTSAVACMRELKLAGIRIPEDIAFVGFNNDPVSKVIEPNLTTVNYPGQEMGEVAAATLLNKLNKSNTANLNTIVLRHELIIRQSSLKK, from the coding sequence ATGACTCACCACAAAGAAGTCACCATTTACGATATAGCAGAGGCCCTCAACGTTTCCCCTGCCACGGTAAGCCGCGGACTGAAAGATCATCCCGGACTCCGAAAAGATACAAAAAGAAAAATTCTGGATACCGCTAAAAAGATGGGGTACCAGTACAACACCTTTGCGAGCAACCTCAGGCGAAAGAAAACCAACACGATCGGTGTCATCGTTCCACGCCTGAACAGTTACTTCATGTCCACCGTAATTGCCGGTATGGAAAAGCTGGTGAATGAAAACGGGTACAACCTCATCATCTCGCAATCGCAGGAATCCTTCAAAAAAGAAATTGCTGGCGTGAACACCATGTATAACAGCCGCATTGATGGCTTGATGGTTTCACTTGCGTACGACACGAAAGACACAGAGCACTTTCAAGCCCTGCTGACGAAAAATATCCCAATCATTTTCTTCGACCGTATTCTGGAACACGCTGGCTGTACCAGTATTGTTATCGATAACCACCAGGCTGGCTATGATGCCACCAAACATCTTCTTGATCAAGGATGCAAACGCATTGTTCATCTTTCCGGAAGTTTAAACCGCAATGTATATGCCGATCGACTAGACGGATACAAACAAGCGCTACAGGAAAGAGGCATTGCATTTGATCCGGAACTGGTGATCAGCAACAACCTGAGCGACATGGGAGGTGAAGAAGCAGCCCGACAAATTTTAGAAATGAATGAAAGGCCCGATGGTGTTTTTGCCGCCAACGACACTTCGGCAGTTGCCTGCATGCGCGAACTGAAACTAGCAGGAATAAGAATACCTGAGGATATTGCTTTTGTCGGATTCAACAACGATCCGGTATCGAAAGTGATTGAACCCAACCTGACCACCGTAAATTATCCGGGTCAGGAAATGGGTGAAGTAGCAGCCGCTACCTTGTTGAACAAGCTAAATAAAAGCAATACAGCAAACCTAAACACCATTGTGTTGCGCCATGAATTGATTATCCGTCAATCTTCCCTGAAGAAATAG